The following DNA comes from Musa acuminata AAA Group cultivar baxijiao chromosome BXJ1-4, Cavendish_Baxijiao_AAA, whole genome shotgun sequence.
TGTGCATGCACAAGAATATTCGAAgctggaaaaagaaaaaaagaaagagagaaaaggaaATAGAAATTACTAGCATTGTTGTTCATTAGCcgcttatttttttgttctttttttaatGTAATAAGGAAGGTAGAAGTCATCCTCATCACTAAGAAGAAAATGACTTGTTCTAATCTTAAGACAACATATTGCCAAAAAAGTGAAAATTTGAAATTGACTTGAGATCTTCTAGAAATTTGAATTATATGGATTAAGTAGcctatatacagagagagagagagagagagagagagagagagaagtaatgGCAACTTAGTGGTgttatggatcaaataatttaatgTTAGTGCACTAAATTGTGAGCTACTTGTGATTGATTAACATAAGAAAAGTAATGGCAACTTCTCACAAAGTAACAGTCCATTAGCCATGGGGGGTGGGCAAGCATGCAGTACAAAGTTAAAGCAACCAAAAAAGGCAAGATTTATGGTCCCAAAAGTCTTTTGCTTTCAACAAGGAACAAATATATGGACAAGTCTAATCATGTTGCTCTCATCATCAATCCACCTACTTCAATTCTCCATTCTATGTCTAGAGATTTTAAATCAGTGCAATGGCAATGAAAAGGAGACAACAGCTTTGTGAGTTCTTCAACCTCcaattatatatttaatgctaCATACATCATGAAGTAGAACCAACTTGAATCACATGAAAAAGCCTTGCAAATGGGGGAGCATCATTGTGTTTGATTCCCAAGAATATATATTTCCTGGAGGGGTGGTTGCACATATCCAGATGTGCATGAATGCATGATTGTTGTTTGCAACAAGAGAGGTGGAATTGGCAATGGCAAAAGAGATTTTTGCTAACTATGCATGATATTGCAAGTTTGTGTGTAGCAAAAGAACAATGCCTCCAAAGACATGAATCAACCAGGAGTCTTTGGTCAACATATAATATTATAGCTGAACAATCTCACTCTCATTTAGTATAGGTTGTCACATCCATGGATGCATCAGAAAAGATGCCTGCTTAGCCAGTAGGGTTTCTTGACATTGTCAGATCAATAAATGTTATCAGTGGAAATTATCATGTCCTTTTCCAGGATGGACAAAAGGGGTTAATGCAGAGAAAATGACTACAATACTTTTGAATTCTTGCGGCTAATGCCTGTCATTCTCTTTCGATAATGCATTTCCACTAAACACAGCTTACGACTGATAGACGAACAGCTTGTTCGAACAAGCACAAGTCTCTCAAGAACATGTTGATGCTTCAGCAAGAGTTGGTGTCTTTGAAACGGATCAAGATCTTGTTTCTCTAAATTCTACAAGCGTTTAAGAAGGCTTAAAAGCAGCAAGCAATCAAGAAATCCACGAAGGATCTGATGAACCTCGAGATGTTTGAGCCTACCATATTGTTCTTCAAGAGAGATGTGTACATGTCCTTCGTCTTCTTCTTGTTAGCGCGCGCGCGCACACATACACACATGTGCAGTAGAGCAATCCACTGTCTTGTATCCTTGTGAACGACTGTTGGCCTTATCCATTTGATATGACTTCCAATCACTTTGACACCACAAAACAGATGCCTTTGGCTTATGCGACAGTGTCTTCCCTTCCAATTATTAGAATTGTCTGATACTGCCTGGAATCTTGAAAGAAATGGAACTTCTACCAGCAGATCCTCCGAAGCAGAAGAGACAAAAGGAAATACCACAAATATTCTACTAGAATACAGAATGGAATGTTTACATGAACGAAGCTTCTCAGTGAACGCTCGGTCTATAACCAAAGCATGAAAGGAGTTCACTGTTTGATGCACCGAAGAGggaataagaaaaaggaaaacatcTAGTTATGTACACCTCCATACATACATATCTCCTTCATTACTGAAAGCAGAGTAGCTGTAAGCAGCATAGATTGCATTCTTGTCTACGTAGAATCGGTCACAGAGAACCATCGTCTCAGGCTCGCCCCATCAATGGTTGACGCCGGTAGCGCTGGAATTCCGGCGTCTTTGGAGTCCTCTGCTGAAGACGAAGCTGTTCGTAGAACCTCCTGATGAACTCCTCTGCCTTCTCATCGATATGGATGTCcacgtcgtcgtcctcctccctcGATGGGAATGGCGAGTCCGTAATCCGCAGTTGTCGCACCACCGCTGGGCTCTTCCCGAAGCTCCAGATCACCGGCGCCGGCGATGGGGATGCCACGACCGACTCGGCATCCGATAACTCGGAGTTCAGTATCTCAAATGCCTTCGCTACCGCAGCTGCATCGTAATCGTTGTCGTCGTCGTagtagcggcggcggcggcggctcttTCGCTTGACGGCACGGAAGGAGGGGTACGCGGGCGTGTTGCTGCAGCTGAACTCCACCTCCATGGGGCTGTAGAAGGAGAGGTTGGGGTCCGTGGACCGGCACGAGAAGCCCGAGAACATGAAGCTTCTGTCCTCACGCGGGTCGTGGTGGTGGAAGGTCATGAGGTTACCGAGGGCTTTTCCGGCGATCTTGCCGCGCTCGATGAGGAGGTGGAGATCCATCATGAACTTGTCCTTGGAGAGTCCCTTCCGGAGCATGTAGAGCACCACCCTCACTACGCGCCACAGCCTCTTGGCTGCTCTGGACGGCTCCATATGGACCATGCTCAGGTACTGTCCTTTGACTTGCTTCCTTCTCttttctagagagagagagaggagaaagtaGAGAGGTTTTTGGGCTGAGAGAAAGGGTGGCAGGAGAGGAGTCCATTTATAGAGCATGGAAACCAATAAAAGAACGGTGATAATTGCCGAGGAAATCACTTGGTAGGATTAAACTTAGCAAGTCGAAGACATTATTATTAGGGTTGATTGGAGAAGGCAGCTAATTGGGCTTCTCCAAAAGGTTGGCAGCAAGGAACTGGTGACACCTATCCATCCACGTGGCAGGTAAGTAGGCCCAGACATAAATGTTGACGTGTACACCACAAAATCTGGTCTCCCAACAGAGAAAGAAAAGCATAAGAGTGACTTCATTATATTATTGGTGTGCAGCTTTTAATGCAACCATGCAATATCATACCTCTCAATGTGGATGTTGATTTCTTACCTTTCTTTTAATATTCTATTACAAATTGACATTTTTTTAGTCATTGGTTATCCAAATTTCTGGAAATTACTCAGTTCTGTCAatttatgtcaatttttttttggtTGAGTTAAAAAGactttttttcttgatttatttCTAAATGTATCagtttttaattttcttatttaatatttttttcctaataatctctttaattatttttttcctaATATTCTAAATGGAGAAAAGGATGATACTAATATtctaaattagattaaaaatattatatctgaAAACAAGACATCTTCTAAGAAGAATGGCTTTTCAAACCAAAAATGCcccaaaaaataattattattgtttttcTTGCCTCGTTAATTTCAGAATCTGCATGAAAACCACGTGCCGCAAACAGTAatactcttcttctccttcctgcgGTCTTCTCCCCTTTCCGATCCACTGGGTGGGTGGTGGTGCTGCTCGGTGCCTGGATTCTCTGCAGCAGCCTTGTGTGCACTCCAATCAAGGTATTGGCGAGAAATACGCGTGGGAATATACCGGACCGTATTGGTGAGCAATAAACCAACAGTAAGAACTGGGACTCGGTCATTTCTTCGTATGAAAGAAATCAGCAGTTTGACATCTGACACCTTAACTTTCTGGAAAGAAGTGCAGACGATCATTGTTGTCTTGGTTGTGGATCATGAAAGAGACATCATCTAAGCTAGGTTGCAGTTATCTTATTCTCTTGATTAAGACACAGGGGAAATAACTTGGCATAGAAACCCAGCATTAACTCACAGTTCATTCGACTCCCACAGCCTGCTGCTCCATGTAAGACTCAGAAACCGATGTGAATTCTGCAGGAATATCCTCTGTTCTGAGTTCTTATCCATTAGCAAAGCAGAAGCATAGCCAAAGGGGATTCTAGCACACCTTTTCCCTGAGCAAAGCAAAACAAAAGGAAAGCATTAGTGTTCCTGAGCTGACACAAAGCATGTGAGCTCCCTTTGAACTGTTTCACTGGATTACCTAAAACTGAAGAAAGCCCCTTGTCCCAACCTAGAGAAGTGCCAGTGGATTGATTAGCCAGCATTTCTAGTCTCCCTTTCAGGTCCTTGAGGTTGGCACCACATCATATCAGAAAGCTAACAAGTTAGGTAGCTTATGATTGAGACTATAAGTTTAGTAAATATGTGCAAACTGTTGTTCAAGGAACTGATCAAGCTCACCTGATATTACAATTAGTAGTTTTCATGAAAGAAGATAGGAAACTGTGCAAAAGATAGGTTGGTTGACTATGTATGTAAGTGGTGTTCTCTCTGTCTAATGCATAATTATAAAGGTTGAGCCAAAACGTCTCCATATTTCCTACCATATTATTGCAAGAGATGCTTATAATACCTCTTGCTTAATAGTAAAAAAGTTGATCATAATTGAATGGGTAATACATGTTGTCTTGATTGTAGGCCAAGATGCACCTTCTTTGCAAGCAAAGTTGCAAGCACATCCATCTGCtccaaaataatattaagaacaaAGGGGGGGAAGGGGTCCATATCAATTATTCATTTCCCTTAGTATGTGGACTTTGGTCTTCTAGAGAGGATGGAGATGCAACAACGGCTGGTCTAAAAGAAGAGATAAGAGCGAGGAAAGAAAAAAGTTTGTGTGGTAGAGAAAAGATGGATTGTGGATTAGGCAAGTGGAAAGGCAAGAAATTATTAGAACCTCACTGTTTCTAATGAGGGCTTGTCTCGTGTGTTTTCCTTGGCACCATTCTTCCCTCTGTTTAAGATTCCTACAAAGGAGAAAGCTTTTGTGTTGTGTTGAATGAACAGCTCTAACTATATCTGAGTGGTTGTGTTCAATGAATCTGCTTTTGGATTTGTTGAGTATTAAGGAATTACTCATGGATTTGGTGATTGTGCTTCAGAAGCAGAGTAGAGAATCTCACTCCAAATTCTTACTTTCTGCTCAACTCTGAGATTCCATATATGCTGCTTCAGATTCTTGTGACAGGAAGCATGTTCATGGTAAACTGAGGCCTTGCAATTAGTCATTTGCAGTGCTTTTCTGAAGCAAGAATATAATATCAGTTGGTGATTTTGTTCCTGGATGACACAAAACCTACAGTGTGGGAATGGATTCTGCAAGTGCTACCATCAGCAGCAGCTTCAAATGATTCCCCCCTGTGCAGGCTTTCAAGGGCAAGTGAATTCAAGCTGTAGGGTGTAAGATGATACAGAGAGAGATAGTAGTTTGAAGGATGATCTTCCCATGCAAAAGAAGGCCATGTTGCCCTGCTTAGGCTGTGGCCACTGAACAGGTCATCACTAAGCCCATCAAGTGTTGTTGATTATGAAGCTATTTGCATTTAactattaatagtatactatcttagacaattttttttttttcctttacaaaggCGATTTAATCGTCTACTTATATATAGAGgaataattataaaaatcatctgttttaaaaggatatatatatatatatatatatatatatatatatgcaattttgTCTTTATTTTTGGCATAATAATCATATTTACTTGCCTAAAAGAAAGGCCAAAGATTGCTTGGGCTTGTGATGGGCCGTTAACAACTTGGATTAAGCGACGCTAATCTTGTCTTTTATTGCTTGGATTAGGGCCGTCGCATGTCGCTGCGACACTCTCGGCAATTCCCACTCCCTTTCCCCTCCCCTTCGATTTCCACGCGTCCTTGTTCCGGTCCCTCCCCGGCAGCTGCACTAGGGCTTTATTTCCGGCCCAAAAAAAGGTCCTTCACATCGACGGTACCTCCTTTCTTTCTGGTTTTTGTTGTTCGATGAAAATTCGGCAGGATATCCCTTTCGTTTGTTGAACTTGTATTCTTTCTTTCCCCTTAAATCAACAGTTGGCAAACCCTCTCCACGTTCTTTGAATGTCGAGCACAAGGAGAAGAGAATCGACCGCATATGATGGCGTGCTTGATGAAAACCCTCCGGAATCGATTTGTCAGTTCAAATCTGACACAAATACTTGCACTTTGATTGAGTTAAAGTAATTATCTCGGACAGGGCATCAGATGGGTTTCTTGGTGTATTTTTGTGGAACTCTGTGCCAATCAATAAACCAACAAGCAGTCGAGAGAGATTGATGATGATGAGCCAAGCTGTGAATTTGGCAAAAGGTGGGTCGCATTTATATATATGTTTAGATTCCATCGGTTGTTCACAGTTTGATCTTTTATCTCTGGTCTGCATGCAAATAGGTGCCAAGTTTTTGGCAGTCTGAATCATAATTAGTGATGCTGTTACATTAGAATCTTCATGAACCATGGCAAGACTCTGATGTTCTTTGTGAATTGGCTAACCTGGAATTTGCTTTGTGGGAGAAAAAACTTGTGATTTTGTGTTTCCTTTGTTTACTTTTTCTTCCTTTGGCTTCTTTCTTTCTTGGCTCTGTGGTTCTTACTCTGTAACCTTTCATCGATTTGAAATGATATATACATGTGGGGTGGGGGTTCTCCCTTCCATCTTTCTCTGAGGAAAATAAATAATAGTCTCTTTGCTGTAAAGTGATAATTAGCTTTCAGCTGGAATTCCAGCTTTCATCAGAGATTAAAAATAGCTAGAGAGAAGGTTGAACTATAAATatatggtttgaggatcaatgcTGACTTCCATTTTGCTACTAAATTCATGGATAATTATTAACTGAACAAATTGAAGGCCTTTCAGGTGTTTCCTCCATAAATTATCATGGGTGCACACTCAGGTGAACTTGCTCAATCAGCAGAAGGACCATTGATATTGCTGAAGCTCGGATATCCTTCTGTTAGCCAGAGTCCAGTTTCACCACCTGGAAATATCTCAGCAAGGGGACAAGATCATCTGAGTCCTTTTTGGCAAGAGTTTGGAAGAGGTTCAGGTGAGTCAATCCATAATATGTTTACAAGATAAAGAATACAATGTTCTTGTAATTTTCTGAGTCTTTCTTCATGCATCATTAAACATGAAGTAGAAACATTAGATACTTAGTAAAGACTGTTATTGCTGTTCAATTTTACCTTCTGAAGTTATCATGGACTGGCTTAGCATAAATCACAAAACTTTAATGTTTTGAATTACTATACACAGCTTTACTTTGCAAGCAAAATGGTTGTTTCCATTATTTTTCCTACTCTAATGAAACAATCTAGATCATCCATGATACATGCAAGTTGTCTCCTCCATTGTTAAGTATCTATTTTTTTGTGCTGTGGCCACACACTACCAGCATGCCTGAATCATCCAACAGCGGATGCCACCCTTTGTACACAATAATGTATCAGCTTCTCCTTTGGGAAACACCAGCATTTGTGTAAGAGAAACCTAATCCTCCTGATAGCAACCGACTCTAGAGCTCATTGGACATCTGAACTAGATAAGGAGAGCTCACTGGGGAAGAGGATGACCCATATGCTTTGAAAACTGAAACATAGTACAGTAACACAAACAGTGCCACACACGAGAAGAGGAACCAGTGAACCAGGAGGAGCAAAGGGCCAAAGGGAAAGCGAAGGAGAGTGTGAGGGAGGAGGCAAACAAGCGTGCTTGGTGTGACTAAGACAGCACTACGAGGGAAAGGAAGAGACTGGTAGGGGTGTGGGTACAGAAAAAGGCTGCGTACGAGAGTCAATCAGATCTGGGCTCTCATGATGTCTCCCACCTTTCCCTTGTCTTCCTTTCCTTGCATATTCTCTTTGCCGAAGGCACTGAATGAAATCAGAGCCATGGCAGATTCGCAGCCTTGAACGAAGGCCATCCATGTCCAGGGTTGAACAGGCCGGAGGTCTTCGTGCTTGAGGCTTGTATAGGGTTGCAGAGTCCGCTTGTGAATCTGATGAGATGATCAGAACTTTTCTACTCAcaagcatgatgatgatgatcagatCATGATCATCTGTCATTCCCTCTCCATGATGTGACAAGCCGTAACACATTGATAAGACATGAGTGTGTGACgcttcaatatttttatttttccttctattttttttcttaattgttgGGTTCAAATATTTGTAAATAGGACAGGACACGTGAGTTTGGTTGCAGCATATGCACAGTGAGTACAAGTGTCATCCTTCTCATCCCCCCTCCCCCACCTTTCATGTGACACGCCATCACATTCAAAATTGAGTCAAGCCCCATTATCGACATTTCCCACCCAATTCAACACCCTTTCCTGTCTATATGTATTCTCGCTTCGTTTCCAACTTCTTCTCACCCATCCCTTTCTTCACGCTCGAATAGGAGAGAGAgttagagagagaggaggaaagaAAGAGATGAGGGCTTATGCTTTGCATACTCTCCTCCTGCCGCTGCTACTACTATTATCAACCCGAGCTCAAGAGCTCCAGACTCTGTTATCCATCCGATCATCCACCGACGACCCACTCCACTCCCTCTCCACCTGGAACTCTTCCACCACCTCCTTCTGCACGTGGGAAGGCCTCACGTGCGACTCTTCCTCCCGCCACGTCTCCGCCGTCCGGCTCTCCGGCAAAAACCTCTCCGGCGCGCTCCCCGCTCCGCTCCTTTCCCTCCCCTTCGTCGCCGCCGTGGACCTCTCATTCAACGGCTTCTCTGGCGTCTTCTCCTTCCCCCGCCTTGCCCCCTCCCTCCTCTACCTCAACCTCAGCAACAACAACCTCTCCGGCCCGGTCGGTTTGGTCTCCGACAGCGGTGGCGGAGGACTGTTTAGCTTGCAGGTGCTCGACCTCTCCAATAATTTCCTCACTGGGCCGATACCCGACGAAATCTTCCATCTTTCACGCCTCAAGGTCCTGGATCTTGGTGGGAATTACTTCCGAGGACGAATCCCCATCTCCATCTCCGAGCTTCGGAGCTTGCAATTCTTGACCTTGGCCTCCAATGAGCTCACCGGGCCGATCCCGGCCCAGCTCGGCGAGATCACAGCCCTCCGATGGGTGTATCTCGGGTACAACAACCTCTCCGGCGAGATCCCACCGGAGATCGGGAACCTGACGGCGCTCGAGCACCTCGACCTCGTGTACAACAATCTCACCGGAGGGATCCCCAGCTCGATCGGGAACCTGGGGAAATTACAGTACCTTTTCCTGTACCAGAACCTCTTGTCGGGCCCCATCCCACCGTCCGTTTATAATCTGACGGCCATGATCGCGTTGGACTTGAGCCAGAACCAGCTGTCCGGCGAGGTCTCGGAGGACGTAGTGCGTCTCGAGAATCTCGAGGTGCTGCACCTATTCTCGAACCGGTTCGAGGGGGCCATCCCCAGTTCGCTCGGGGCGATCCGGCAGCTCCAAGTTCTGCAGCTGTGGTCGAACCGGTTCCAGGGACCGATTCCGAGCTCGCTCGGCCTCGGAAACGACGACCTCGCCGTCCTCGACGTCTCCTCGAACAACCTCACCGGCCGGGTGCCGGAGCACCTCTGCTACTCGCTTCGTCTGGTGAAGCTCATCCTTTTCTCCAATGCACTCCACGGCGGCATCCCCCCAGGTCTGAGCCGGTGCCGCACCCTGGAGAGGATCCGGATCGAGAACAACCAGCTCTCCGGCGAGATACCGCTGGAATTCGCCCGGCTCCCCGCGGTCTACTACCTCGACGTCTCAGGGAACGGGTTCTCCGGAGAGATTAGCCGCCTGCGGTGGGAGATGCCGGCGCTGCGGATGCTGAGCCTCGCAGGAAACAAGTTCTCCGGGCCCCTGCCGGAGTCCTTCGGGGGTGACGAAATCGAGCACCTCGATCTGTCCAAGAACCAGTTCGCCGGCGGCATCCCGGCGGGATTCAGGCTGTTCACTGAACTATCGGATCTCAATCTCAGCGGTAATCGACTCTCTGGTGCGGTCCCGGAATCGATTGGCGAGTTGAAGAGGTTGGTGAGACTGGACCTCAGCAAGAACCACCTCTCCGGCGAGATCCCGACTGGCATCGCTGATCTACCGGTCCTTAGCGCCCTGGACCTGTCAGAGAACTGGTTCTCTGGAGAGATCCCGCCGAGTTTGGGCAAGACCGGCTCGCTGGTGTCGATCAACGTCTCTCACAACAGGCTCATCGGTGGTGTCCCGGCGACCGAAGCGTTTTTCTCCGTGGAGGCAGCTTCGCTGGTCGGGAACTCCGGCCTCTGCGGCGGTGGGCCCAAGACCGGTCTCCTGCCATGCGAGGCCGCCTCCGCGAAGACACCGTGGTGGTTCCCGGTCACGGTTCTGGCTGCGGCTCTTGTCATCATCTTCCTTTCCGTTATCTTGACCTTTCTAGCCAGAAAGTGGTGGCGAGGCGGAGAGTTCGAGATAAAGAAGGCGGAGACTGACAGTAACGTCGTCTGGGAGGTGCGGGTTTTCGACGGAACTTTGTCAACGGTGGAAGCCATCCTGAGGACCATCAAGAACGCCAAGAGTGGAGCTGTCAGCAACAGCGATGGTGAAGGGAGGTGGTTCACGGTCAGGGAGGTGAAGGAGGTGCCGGGGTTAGGATGGGCAGAGGTGACGAAGTTGGGCAGGTCGAGGCACCGCAACGTGGCCGGATTTGTTGCGGCATGCAGGTCGGAGAGTAGGTGGGTGTTTGTGTATGAGCCGACCGCCGGCGCGAGATGTTTGGGCGTCGCGATGAGGGATTTGAGCTGGAAGCAGCGTCATCGAGTCGCCCTCGGCGTCGCAAAGGGCCTCCGCCACCTTCACCGCTGCGGTTTACTCGGCGCAGTGCTGACGGCGGACACCGTGGTTTTGTACGGCGACGGCGAGCCTCGCCTTGTGCTCGACGTCGCCAACGTCCGTCCAGGTACCGAAAAAAACGCAATTATGCCGTAACGCGTGCTTATGACACTTGTCGGACGATAATGCCCCTAGCATCTGCTGATATTTACCATGCACGTACACCAGGGGAGGCGAGGACCGATGTCTACTACTTCGGCGTGCTGCTGGCGGAGCTACTGACCGGGCGGCGCCCCCACGACGGCGAGGAAGGAGGAGGCTCCGGAGGCGTAGTGGATTGGGCCCGCTACTGCTACCGCGAGCGCCACGTGGAGGAGTGGATCGACCCTGCGATGAGCGGACAGGTCAGCCAGCACAGAGATGAGATGATCGGAGCCATGGGTTTGGCTGTCCGGTGCACTTCGGCTGAGAGGCCATCCATGAAGGAGGCGGTGAAACTTTTGGTTGGATTAGAAGGGAAGACGTCGTCATGGCTTTCCAAGGTTACGAGAGCCACATGGATTTACTAGCTGCTGCTTGACGCATGCATGTAAATAGTACAAGTGATGAAGACAGTAAAGTCAGAGAGTTGCTTGGGGATGTTTGCATGAGTAGCTGCTAAATAATAATATGGGAAAGGTGAAGAGAGTTCACTCTCTAGGGTTCTTTGTGTGATGGGATAGATCAATCAAAGCTATGTAAAGATGTTCTTCCTTATTGAAAGCCAAGATCTTAGTTGTCATTTGACCTGTTCCAAGTGAAAGCAAAGGACTCTGCTATCAGATTGCTGCGTATCTGAGGATTTCACCAGTGTTTGGTGTAGGTTAAAACATGGAGCTTTCAGATGGTACACAAGTCTGAGAAGATTCAACAACGATATCAAAATCTATGACAATGCTGTCAGCTGCTGTCTTTTTCAGCATCTTTTTCCGAGCTGCAGAGCAGAGATTCCctaaagggagagaaagaaacaCTGTTGACACTTCAGCTTTTATGTGTATGTCTGGtgaaagggagagaaagaatcaCTGACAGAGATTACAGGCTTTGGCAACCTAAAGAGTAATCTTTGGTTCTCCCCAATCCCCCTCCTTTCAAATATTCTTTCTGAAGCACATTTCTCCAGACTGTAAACATAGTTGGATCAATAAGATCATAGGCCTGACTTCACTCATTACATATTACCTTTCGCCTTTTGTACTTAAAGCCTTTAGTATTGTTGTTGATATTATACATAATTTATATTGAGTTTtcgtaattataaaaaataaaataattaaatttattttctctAAAACTATTGACAGAAAATACAGTATGTGATATCATATACTAGATTGATATAAAATCAGTAAACAaaatagatattttttttattttattcaaattaaaactttaattttaattttgatcgataatttttaattaatcattaaatagaaagagaaaaggcGTGGAGCATAAGATCATAGAGATAAAATTGAAGCGGAGATTGTCCCAAATGCTATCGAGAGAGACCCTTCATgggtgatgatgatgacgacaacGAAGGGATAAGAAGAATAGGTAGCCTAATCGATTGCTCAAACTTAGAACAATAGGGTAGTGAGTATTTATTCGATCATCGTATGATTGAGATCAAAATAAGAGCTACTGTTAGGAGGAACAACAAGAGAAAGGGGAACAAGGGACTCAATCAAGAGattgatgaatgcaaaaagcgAAGACCTGCAATATAGAGAAGAAACAAGATTAGAATATACACATatcacaagaataaaaaaacaaaagTGATTATTCCTTTCTCTTCATCCCCaacacaaaaaaaatattaaggaTGAGATGTATTCCAAAtcttatgtttttttttgttcgTTTGGGAATCCACATACAAAATCCATAATAGCATCGTCGTAAATCATGTGATAATAAATCTAGATATAAAGACCACGCATCTTAGAAATGATTCAAAGTTAAAAAATAAGCGAATAATCccaatacaacactcaagaagatATTATCATTCAATTAACGACTATGCTATGTGGGTTCAAATATAaatgtaatatgtaattagctcctCCGTAATCTCTCCTCTTAGGTGACGATTCTAGCCACCTTTGACTCCATAATTTAGGAAACCAATGCCATTTTTTCCTCACTTACCCAcgctttatatatatatgggtttGCTACAGAGAGAGGAATCAGCCACACTGTTGACTCATATATTTTAGTTGCTCTTCTACCATGATGAGATCAGAAGTCGAAGCATGTGTGCCTTCCTTTCCATTCAAAAGCATGCACTTTTCTTTGCTTGCGTATCACGTTACACCGTGGCCTGATGATGCTCTGCTTCGCCTTCATCAATCCCTTGCTTTAACGATGGTGGTGAGTACAAAAGTAAGTACGTCTTAGTTCTTCCAAAGGATACCTCTTTCTTTATTCTGTTGTACTGATgtcttctttgtttcttttgttgaatctttctTGCTTGTTTTCAGAGCTAATGACCCCTGTTTGCTCCTTCGATTGAGGTGAGGTGAAGTGCAGACCAAGTGGAGACTGCAACTTTTAATCGCCGGTAGGATGCAGCTTCATCAACTTACACCTACTAACCCAACTCTATTGTTTGTTGTTGGCAGATCAAAGCTTCATCTCCCAGGAATAAGATATGTAAGATGTGTGAAAACATGTAGGTT
Coding sequences within:
- the LOC103982295 gene encoding uncharacterized protein LOC103982295 → MVHMEPSRAAKRLWRVVRVVLYMLRKGLSKDKFMMDLHLLIERGKIAGKALGNLMTFHHHDPREDRSFMFSGFSCRSTDPNLSFYSPMEVEFSCSNTPAYPSFRAVKRKSRRRRRYYDDDNDYDAAAVAKAFEILNSELSDAESVVASPSPAPVIWSFGKSPAVVRQLRITDSPFPSREEDDDVDIHIDEKAEEFIRRFYEQLRLQQRTPKTPEFQRYRRQPLMGRA
- the LOC135671842 gene encoding leucine-rich repeat receptor-like serine/threonine-protein kinase SKM1, producing MRAYALHTLLLPLLLLLSTRAQELQTLLSIRSSTDDPLHSLSTWNSSTTSFCTWEGLTCDSSSRHVSAVRLSGKNLSGALPAPLLSLPFVAAVDLSFNGFSGVFSFPRLAPSLLYLNLSNNNLSGPVGLVSDSGGGGLFSLQVLDLSNNFLTGPIPDEIFHLSRLKVLDLGGNYFRGRIPISISELRSLQFLTLASNELTGPIPAQLGEITALRWVYLGYNNLSGEIPPEIGNLTALEHLDLVYNNLTGGIPSSIGNLGKLQYLFLYQNLLSGPIPPSVYNLTAMIALDLSQNQLSGEVSEDVVRLENLEVLHLFSNRFEGAIPSSLGAIRQLQVLQLWSNRFQGPIPSSLGLGNDDLAVLDVSSNNLTGRVPEHLCYSLRLVKLILFSNALHGGIPPGLSRCRTLERIRIENNQLSGEIPLEFARLPAVYYLDVSGNGFSGEISRLRWEMPALRMLSLAGNKFSGPLPESFGGDEIEHLDLSKNQFAGGIPAGFRLFTELSDLNLSGNRLSGAVPESIGELKRLVRLDLSKNHLSGEIPTGIADLPVLSALDLSENWFSGEIPPSLGKTGSLVSINVSHNRLIGGVPATEAFFSVEAASLVGNSGLCGGGPKTGLLPCEAASAKTPWWFPVTVLAAALVIIFLSVILTFLARKWWRGGEFEIKKAETDSNVVWEVRVFDGTLSTVEAILRTIKNAKSGAVSNSDGEGRWFTVREVKEVPGLGWAEVTKLGRSRHRNVAGFVAACRSESRWVFVYEPTAGARCLGVAMRDLSWKQRHRVALGVAKGLRHLHRCGLLGAVLTADTVVLYGDGEPRLVLDVANVRPGEARTDVYYFGVLLAELLTGRRPHDGEEGGGSGGVVDWARYCYRERHVEEWIDPAMSGQVSQHRDEMIGAMGLAVRCTSAERPSMKEAVKLLVGLEGKTSSWLSKVTRATWIY